One window of Solanum stenotomum isolate F172 unplaced genomic scaffold, ASM1918654v1 scaffold37560, whole genome shotgun sequence genomic DNA carries:
- the LOC125852624 gene encoding F-box/kelch-repeat protein At3g23880-like, with product MASDSVIPLFLLLPDELITEILLKIPVKSLSKFMCVSKSWLQLISSPTFVKNHIKLTADDKGYIHHRLIFRNTDGNFKFCSLPPLFTKQQHTEELCHIDSPIKRSTLSTHIVGSVNGLICVVHGQKEAYIWNPTITKSKELPKFMSNMCSSAIKYGFGYDESRDDYKVVFIHYPYNHSSSSNMTTVVYIYSLRNNSWTTFREQLQCFLINHYGRFVNGKLYWTSSTCINKYKVCNITSFDLADGTWGSLELPICGKDNFDINLGVVGSDLSLLYTCQRGAATSDVWIIKHAGVNVSWTKLFTIKYPQNIKTHRCFAPVFTFSIHFRHGEILLLLRSAIIIYDGSTRQLKHTSDVMQCEDIYVESLVNPLTISDQGRRNQESPQSSHS from the coding sequence ATGGCAAGTGATTCCGTAatccctctttttcttcttcttcctgaTGAACTCATAACAGAGATCCTCTTAAAGATTCCTGTCAAATCTCTGTCGAAATTCATGTGCGTTTCTAAATCATGGCTTCAACTAATCTCTAGCCCTACTTTTGTGAAGAACCATATCAAATTAACTGCTGATGACAAAGGATACATCCATCACAGACTTATATTTCGAAACACCGAcggaaatttcaagttttgtTCTCTCCCTCCCTTGTTTACCAAACAACAACACACTGAGGAGCTATGTCACATCGATTCCCCCATCAAAAGATCCACTTTATCAACTCACATTGTCGGCTCTGTCAATGGGTTGATTTGTGTTGTCCATGGCCAAAAAGAGGCATATATATGGAACCCCACTATTACCAAGTCAAAGGAATTACCCAAGTTTATGAGTAATATGTGTTCTAGTGCTATCAAATATGGTTTCGGATATGATGAGTCACGTGATGATTATAAAGTTGTATTTATCCATTATCCTTATAATCATTCTAGTAGTTCCAATATGACAACTGTGGTGTACATATATAGTTTGAGGAATAATTCTTGGACAACATTCCGTGAACAGCTTCAGTGCTTTCTAATAAATCATTATGGTAGATTTGTTAATGGGAAGCTTTATTGGACTTCATCGACTTGTATTAATAAGTACAAGGTGTGCAACATCACTTCTTTCGATTTAGCAGACGGGACATGGGGAAGCTTGGAGCTTCCCATTTGTGGAAAAGACAATTTTGATATCAATTTGGGTGTTGTGGGAAGTGATCTTTCTCTGCTTTATACTTGTCAACGAGGTGCTGCTACCTCTGATGTATGGATTATAAAGCATGCTGGAGTTAATGTATCTTGGACAAAATTGTTCACCATCAAATATCCTCAAAATATTAAGACACATAGGTGTTTTGCACCTGTTTTCACATTCTCTATACATTTTCGCCACGGTGaaattttgcttcttcttcGCTCAGCCATCATAATATATGATGGTTCAACAAGACAACTAAAGCACACTTCTGATGTTATGCAATGTGAAGATATCTATGTAGAAAGCCTTGTTAATCCCCTAACGATATCTGACCAGGGACGTCGTAACCAGGAATCTCCACAATCATCACATAGCTGA